The genomic window CCGCCGTCCGATGCGCCGGCGGTGGTGCCGCTGCCGGCCGGGGCCACCGGGCATGTCACCTTCGGCTCCTTCAACAAGCTGTCCAAGATCACCGACCAGACGGTCCAGCTATGGGCGGAGGTGCTGCGGCGGGTGCCGGAGTCGCGCCTCCTGCTGAAGGACCGGCCGCTGTCCGATCCCGGCACCGCCGCCGGGATTCGGGCGCGCTTCGCCGCCGCCGGCATCGCCCCGGACCGGCTCGACCTCGTCGGCTTCATCAAGGATGCGGCGGGCCATCTCGCCGCCTACAACCGGATCGACATCGCGCTGGATCCGCATCCCTACAACGGCACCATCACCACCTGCGACACGCTGTGGATGGGGGCGCCGCTGGTCACGCTGGCCGGGGGACGGCATGCCGCCCGCGTCGGCGCCAGCCTGATGGCTTCCATCGGCCTGCCGGAACTGGTCGCCGCCACCCCCGACCGCTATGCCGCCATCGCCGCCGAACTGGCGGGCGACCTCGGCCGGCTGATGCGGCTGCGGATGGGCATGCGCGAGCGGGTCCGCGCCTCGGCGCTGTGCGACGAGGCGCGCTTCATGCGCAACCTGGAGAGCGCCTACCGGCTGATGTGGCGCCGCTGGTGCGACGGGGAAGCCGGCCGGTCCCCCGCCTGAACCGGCGCTTCCCCTGGCGGTTCATCCCGGTGGCCGGTATCCCAGCCGTTCGAAAAGCTGGTTGAGCACCGGGTCGCGCAGGCCGGCGCGATGCAGGGTGATCGCCCCGTTCAGGGCATCGCCGTTCCGCCCGGCGAGGCAGCAGCGCAGGGCCTCGTCGAACAGCGGCTGCGAAGCCAGGGCGTTGGGGCCGATCACCACCCGCCGCTTGAGGGAGGCATCCTCCATCGCGGAGGCGTAACCGTCGCCGCACTCTGCGATCAGCGCGTCCACGGCCTCCCCGCAATGGAACCGGCACCAGGACAGATATTCCTCGTAGCTCGTCCGCAGCATCCACAGCCAGGACAGCCGCATCGCATCCGCGCTGTTGACCCACTCCAGAGACGGCTTCAGCGTGCGCACGCCGAAACGCCGGACGTCGAGGCAGATGAAGTTCGCAGCCACCGCCCGTTCGGTCAGCTCGGCCAGGGCCGGACCTCCGGCGAGCGCGTTCGGCATCGGCACCTCGTACCGGCGGCGCAGGGCGGAGACCACCAGTTGCTGTTCCGGCACCAGCACCCGGGCCTCCCGCTCCTCCCGCGGCATGGCAAGCAGCGCCTCGCGCGTCGGATGGCGCTCGGCCTCCCACAGCAGCCGCATGTCCTCCGTCCGGCCGAAGGAGCAGAAATCCTGCACGAACATGGCGAAGGAGCGGTGCGGACAGCGGGCGTTGGTGGTGATGATGCGCTCGCCGAACACCGGCATCGGCGCCGGGATCCCCCGGAAAAGCTCCGGGTACGCCAGGAAGCCCGCATGCTCCAGCACCATGTCGGTGCGCAGCTTCAGCGCATAGGGGCGGTCGGCCAGCCGCAAGCCGGCCAGCGTGGAATCCGCCTGCCGGTTGAAGTTGGACGAGGCGGTCGCGGTCCGATGCTCGAGCTCCGGATCAAGGAGGCCGCGCAGATCGACGCCACCCGGATCCGCGTTCAGCAGGACGGTGTCGGCGTCCACGGCATGGGCCGGAAAGTCGGGGGCTCCCTTCCACACCGACAGGACGATCTGCGCGCCCGGCAGATGCGCGCGCACGCTGGCCAGGGCCTGCGGAGTCTGGTCCGGACTCCAGGGGCCCTGCACCACCACAGAGACGTCGCGGGAGGAGATCATGCTGCGTCGCCCTTTCCGGCCGCTTCGCCGAAGCTCTTGCTGACCGGACGGACATTGCCGACCGGAACCGGCAGCACCCGCAGCCCCTCGGCGATCACGCCGTTCATCGCCGGGCAGAGGAACAGCGCCCCTTTGTGGGCTAGCCTGTCGGCATGCTCCAGCGAATGGGCGGCGGCGCGCAGGAACAGGGCGGCGTCGCGGAACAGATAGGTGCCGGCCGAGGCGTGGGAGGAGATCACCCGTTTCTCCATCGTGCGGACCACCGACCCATCGGCGGCGATCTCGGCATAGCTGTAGCAGGGATCGTCCGACTGGAAGCAGGGCAGGACGCCGCCGACCGCCGGATCGGCGAACAGGCCGGCCATCGCCGGGCCGTCATAGAGGATGTCCACCAGATCGACGCAGACCGGCGCCGACGGGCGGGCCAGCAGGGCCGTTCCGGCCAGGGCCGACAGCAGGGCGCCGCCGGTCAGGTCGGACAGGCGCACGGCGCGCGAGCCGGGAAACCAGTCCCGCAGGAAGCCCTGCACGGTCCGCGCCTCCGGCACGTCGCGCAGGACGAACACCAGATCGGCTGGGCCGAGCGTTCCGTCGCGCCACCAGGGGCGGCCGGTGATCGCCCGGCGGACCAGCGGCTCGCCCTCCACCTCGACCAGCGGGCGGATGCCGAAGCGGGGATGGATGAAGTCCGGCCCGGCCAGCGGGATGATCGCGTTCACGGGGGGCCAGCTCCATCCTTGGCCTCATCCGCGCCGGTTCCGCGGGCCAGATAACGCTCGAGATCCTCCGGCGTGCCGAGGCCGTGCATCGCGCCGGCGGGGATCTCGAAGACGCCGATCCGCGCCCCGGCGGCGATGGCGTAGTTGTAGACCGGGCATGTGTAGAACTCGCCGTTGGTCCGGTCGTTGCGGGCGATCATGTCGACGGCGG from Azospirillum ramasamyi includes these protein-coding regions:
- a CDS encoding WavE lipopolysaccharide synthesis family protein, translating into MISSRDVSVVVQGPWSPDQTPQALASVRAHLPGAQIVLSVWKGAPDFPAHAVDADTVLLNADPGGVDLRGLLDPELEHRTATASSNFNRQADSTLAGLRLADRPYALKLRTDMVLEHAGFLAYPELFRGIPAPMPVFGERIITTNARCPHRSFAMFVQDFCSFGRTEDMRLLWEAERHPTREALLAMPREEREARVLVPEQQLVVSALRRRYEVPMPNALAGGPALAELTERAVAANFICLDVRRFGVRTLKPSLEWVNSADAMRLSWLWMLRTSYEEYLSWCRFHCGEAVDALIAECGDGYASAMEDASLKRRVVIGPNALASQPLFDEALRCCLAGRNGDALNGAITLHRAGLRDPVLNQLFERLGYRPPG